In the Methylomonas rhizoryzae genome, one interval contains:
- a CDS encoding DUF2845 domain-containing protein — protein sequence MSNNAHAFRCGHELVRIGDHKLDVLDKCGEPATVDRRSGIRGSRLRHPYGALQLEQFEEVEIEEWIYNFGPRRFREYLRFENGILKDIEQLDYGR from the coding sequence TTGTCTAACAACGCCCATGCGTTTCGTTGCGGTCACGAATTGGTGCGAATAGGCGATCACAAACTGGACGTGCTGGACAAATGCGGCGAACCGGCGACTGTAGACAGACGTAGCGGCATACGCGGCAGCCGCTTGCGCCATCCCTACGGCGCACTGCAGCTGGAGCAATTCGAAGAAGTCGAAATCGAAGAGTGGATCTACAATTTCGGCCCTAGGCGTTTTCGGGAGTACCTACGCTTCGAAAACGGCATTTTGAAAGATATCGAACAACTGGATTACGGCCGCTAA
- the cysC gene encoding adenylyl-sulfate kinase, whose protein sequence is MEPKSSNTVWHHATVTRLRREAQNGHKSVILWFTGLSGAGKSTLAHAVEERLHQLGCRTFVLDGDNVRHGLCGDLGFTEADRQENIRRIAEVAKLMLEAGTITLTAFISPFRAERALARKLVPHGDFIEIYCSCDLTICEQRDVKGLYKKARQGEIQHFTGISSPYEAPEKPELTVDTGAQNLEQCVDQVLKLLAERGVLDSATLAKAAP, encoded by the coding sequence ATGGAACCTAAAAGCAGCAACACCGTTTGGCATCACGCCACCGTTACCCGTCTGAGACGCGAAGCGCAAAACGGCCACAAATCGGTCATTCTATGGTTTACCGGCTTATCCGGGGCCGGAAAATCGACGCTGGCGCATGCGGTCGAAGAACGCTTGCACCAACTCGGCTGTAGAACGTTCGTACTCGACGGCGACAACGTCAGGCACGGTCTGTGCGGCGATTTGGGCTTCACCGAAGCGGACCGACAAGAAAATATTCGCCGCATCGCCGAAGTCGCCAAACTGATGCTGGAAGCCGGCACAATTACCTTAACCGCCTTTATCTCCCCGTTCAGAGCCGAACGGGCGCTGGCCCGCAAACTGGTACCTCACGGCGACTTTATCGAAATTTACTGCAGTTGCGATTTGACTATCTGCGAACAGCGCGACGTAAAAGGCTTGTATAAAAAGGCCCGACAGGGCGAGATTCAGCACTTTACCGGTATTTCCTCTCCGTACGAAGCGCCGGAAAAACCGGAGTTAACCGTAGATACCGGCGCCCAAAATCTCGAGCAATGCGTAGACCAAGTGCTAAAACTGTTGGCTGAACGCGGCGTCCTTGATTCCGCAACGCTGGCAAAGGCCGCCCCATGA